In Nostoc sp. CENA543, a single genomic region encodes these proteins:
- a CDS encoding superoxide dismutase, whose product MAFTQPPLPFDSNALEPYGMKAETFEYHYGKHHKAYVDNLNKLTEGTDLADKSLEEVIQISFKDPSKAGIFNNAAQVWNHTFFWNSLKPAGGGAPTGDLAAKIDRDFGSFDKFKEEFSNAAATQFGSGWAWLIDDGGTLKVMKTPNAENPLAHGKKALLTIDVWEHAYYIDFRNARPAFIKNFLDQLVNWDFVAENLAKA is encoded by the coding sequence ATGGCATTCACTCAACCCCCCTTACCTTTCGACTCTAATGCTTTAGAACCATATGGTATGAAAGCTGAAACCTTCGAGTATCACTATGGTAAGCATCACAAAGCTTATGTAGATAACCTCAACAAGCTGACCGAAGGTACAGACTTAGCTGATAAATCCCTAGAAGAAGTCATCCAAATTTCCTTTAAAGACCCCTCCAAAGCTGGGATTTTCAACAACGCCGCACAAGTTTGGAATCACACCTTCTTCTGGAATTCCTTAAAACCCGCAGGTGGTGGCGCACCTACCGGCGACTTAGCTGCTAAAATTGACAGAGATTTTGGTAGCTTCGACAAATTCAAAGAAGAATTTTCTAATGCGGCTGCAACTCAATTTGGTAGTGGCTGGGCTTGGTTGATTGACGATGGTGGTACACTCAAAGTAATGAAAACACCAAATGCAGAGAACCCTCTAGCTCATGGTAAAAAAGCACTGCTCACCATAGATGTTTGGGAACACGCCTACTACATTGATTTTAGAAATGCTCGTCCAGCATTTATTAAAAACTTCTTAGATCAACTGGTAAACTGGGACTTTGTTGCAGAAAACTTAGCTAAAGCTTAA
- a CDS encoding bifunctional pantoate--beta-alanine ligase/(d)CMP kinase, producing the protein MRLLKTVAALRCFLNKHRWANQQTESDDLALEGMMNWHPTAIGLVPTMGNLHEGHFSLITRARPENSTVIVSIFVNPLQFGPNEDFARYPRTLEQDCKLCEQAGVDAVFAPDPEEMGINQNNIQESPVTQVIPPSAMISGLCGLSRPGHFQGVATIVTKLLNLVQPDRAYFGQKDGQQLAIIKKLVTDLNLPVEIVACPIVREASGLALSSRNQYLTAQEKQQAAVLYRGLQQAQVAFQKGIRDRHQLITAVQQELAKVSTVAVEYIELVEPNTLMSLNQITEEGMLAIAARLGSTRLIDNIILRDRQPIIAIDGPAGAGKSTVARQVAANLGLVYLDTGAMYRAMTWLVLERGIAIDDECAIAELANQCHIELTPSSDLQSPVRVWIDGNDVTQAIRSIAVTSQVSAIAAQTAVREALVKQQQIWGRKGGLVAEGRDIGTHVFPDAEIKIFLTASVSERARRRLQDFQKQGQPTVSLEQLEKDIAERDWKDSTRKVSPLQKAPDAIELSTDGLSISDVTEQIVNYYQQCFSQ; encoded by the coding sequence GTGCGCCTGTTGAAGACAGTTGCAGCTTTACGTTGCTTTCTCAATAAACATCGCTGGGCAAATCAGCAGACAGAATCAGATGATCTAGCCCTAGAGGGAATGATGAACTGGCATCCCACAGCCATTGGTCTAGTACCAACTATGGGCAATTTGCATGAAGGCCATTTCAGCTTGATTACACGGGCGCGACCAGAAAATTCTACGGTGATTGTCAGTATTTTTGTGAATCCCCTGCAATTTGGCCCCAATGAAGATTTTGCGCGCTATCCTCGGACTCTAGAGCAAGACTGTAAATTATGTGAGCAAGCTGGAGTTGATGCAGTTTTTGCACCAGATCCGGAAGAAATGGGAATTAATCAGAATAATATACAAGAATCTCCAGTAACACAAGTAATCCCTCCATCTGCTATGATATCTGGCTTGTGTGGCCTTTCTCGGCCAGGCCACTTTCAGGGTGTGGCCACGATTGTGACTAAGCTTTTGAACTTAGTACAACCTGACCGAGCCTATTTTGGACAAAAGGATGGTCAGCAGCTAGCTATTATTAAAAAGTTGGTGACTGATTTGAATTTGCCAGTGGAGATTGTTGCTTGTCCGATAGTGCGTGAAGCTTCTGGTTTAGCCTTGAGTTCTCGTAATCAGTATTTGACTGCCCAGGAAAAACAGCAAGCAGCAGTATTGTATCGTGGTTTGCAACAAGCTCAAGTAGCGTTTCAAAAAGGTATACGCGATCGCCATCAGCTCATAACCGCAGTACAACAGGAATTAGCCAAGGTCAGTACAGTAGCAGTGGAATATATTGAATTAGTTGAACCAAATACATTAATGTCTTTAAATCAAATTACGGAGGAAGGAATGCTAGCGATCGCCGCTCGTCTTGGTTCTACACGATTGATTGATAATATCATTTTGCGCGATCGCCAACCTATCATCGCTATTGATGGGCCGGCTGGGGCGGGAAAATCCACAGTCGCCCGTCAAGTGGCAGCAAATTTGGGTCTAGTTTATCTAGATACAGGTGCTATGTACCGGGCTATGACTTGGCTAGTTCTAGAACGAGGTATTGCCATTGATGATGAGTGCGCGATCGCTGAGTTAGCAAATCAATGTCACATTGAACTGACTCCTAGTTCAGATTTACAATCTCCGGTGCGGGTTTGGATCGATGGCAATGATGTTACCCAAGCCATTCGTTCCATTGCTGTTACCTCTCAAGTATCCGCGATCGCTGCCCAAACTGCTGTGCGGGAAGCCTTGGTCAAACAGCAGCAAATCTGGGGAAGAAAAGGCGGGTTAGTGGCGGAAGGTAGAGACATTGGTACTCATGTCTTCCCTGATGCTGAAATCAAAATCTTCTTAACCGCCTCCGTTAGCGAACGCGCCCGTCGTCGGCTACAGGATTTCCAAAAACAAGGTCAACCAACAGTCAGTCTGGAACAACTAGAAAAAGACATTGCTGAACGTGATTGGAAAGACAGCACCCGCAAAGTTTCTCCCTTACAAAAAGCCCCAGACGCGATCGAACTGTCAACAGACGGTCTGAGTATCTCAGATGTGACAGAACAGATTGTTAACTACTATCAGCAATGTTTTTCTCAGTGA
- a CDS encoding septal ring lytic transglycosylase RlpA family protein, with the protein MNQRHLWTIAALSVTILGTPSIGRTQTTKLDSLVASKATAGDVVKVGELKSSDDVVNTRIHTHNIEGRKAATLYIRNIPVITFLSSQSTVGTQKKLGAVGDASDSVQVASAGNLADAKILVGSLPNDPVQRASLMAARINQMIRDNVQADQISVSWKGQNQNKGVSNQQQPGDRYTIKIKNQELVEINQNTRLADTTNDLAKDALQATNRLRRLIGNASPLTEIANLPSRSGVSRSVANLPQQIASNIRLTFQGIASFYGQGFHGRPTATGERFNSEAMTAAHRSLPFGTRVRVTNTRNGRSVIVRINDRGPYIRGRVIDLSTGAARVLGMIGSGIAPVRIEVLGR; encoded by the coding sequence ATGAATCAAAGACATTTGTGGACTATTGCCGCCCTGTCTGTAACCATTTTGGGGACACCCTCAATTGGTCGGACTCAAACCACCAAACTCGATTCACTAGTTGCATCCAAAGCAACAGCCGGTGACGTGGTTAAGGTAGGGGAATTAAAATCTTCAGATGACGTTGTGAATACGAGAATTCATACTCACAACATTGAAGGACGGAAAGCGGCAACTCTGTATATCCGAAACATTCCAGTTATTACCTTTTTGAGTTCTCAATCGACCGTTGGCACCCAAAAGAAATTAGGTGCAGTTGGCGATGCTAGTGACTCAGTTCAGGTAGCAAGTGCAGGAAATTTAGCGGATGCCAAGATCCTAGTCGGCTCGCTACCAAATGACCCAGTGCAGAGAGCCAGTCTGATGGCAGCGAGGATCAACCAAATGATCCGGGATAATGTGCAAGCTGATCAAATCAGTGTCAGTTGGAAGGGACAAAACCAGAACAAAGGTGTCTCCAACCAACAACAGCCAGGCGATCGCTACACTATCAAAATCAAAAACCAAGAATTGGTGGAAATTAATCAAAACACCCGCCTGGCAGATACCACCAATGACTTAGCCAAAGATGCGTTGCAAGCAACAAATCGCCTAAGAAGACTCATCGGCAACGCCTCTCCCCTTACAGAAATTGCTAACTTACCATCTCGTTCTGGTGTATCAAGGTCTGTAGCCAATTTGCCCCAACAAATTGCTAGCAACATTAGACTCACCTTCCAAGGGATAGCTTCCTTTTACGGTCAAGGTTTCCACGGCAGACCAACTGCTACCGGCGAAAGATTCAATTCCGAAGCCATGACCGCAGCTCACCGCAGCTTGCCTTTCGGTACAAGAGTACGCGTCACCAATACCCGCAACGGTCGTTCTGTGATAGTGCGAATCAACGACAGAGGCCCATACATTCGGGGTAGAGTGATTGATTTATCGACTGGTGCAGCTAGAGTTCTCGGTATGATTGGTAGCGGCATTGCACCAGTTAGAATCGAAGTTCTAGGTCGGTGA
- the glsA gene encoding glutaminase A, giving the protein MISKTNQGDLEIITSALSDVINELHDKYKSLQDGIVANYIPELAKVNPDLFSICIVTVDGHVYEVGDSQQLFTIQSISKVFAYGLALEDHGRDYVLTRVGVEPTGDAFNAIILDEQSKRPYNPMVNAGAIATTSLIKGAGATERLNRLLDMFRRYIGHDVFVDISVFTSERSTGHRNRAMAHLMLNFGMINQNIEEALDLYFQQCAVMVDCRDLAVMAATLANRGTNPITGEQAVDKRYIKDILSVMYTCGMYNFAGEWAYKVGIPAKSGVCGGILAVVPHKMGIAVFSPPLDHRGNSVRGVKVCEELSQRLGLHLFDCSV; this is encoded by the coding sequence ATGATTAGCAAAACCAATCAAGGAGATTTAGAAATTATCACCTCTGCACTTAGCGATGTGATTAATGAACTGCATGATAAATACAAGTCATTGCAGGATGGAATCGTTGCTAACTATATTCCTGAACTCGCAAAAGTCAACCCGGATTTATTTAGTATTTGTATTGTTACAGTAGATGGTCACGTATACGAAGTAGGCGATTCGCAACAACTATTTACTATTCAATCGATTTCTAAAGTATTTGCTTACGGACTAGCATTAGAGGATCATGGACGAGATTATGTTTTAACCAGGGTGGGAGTAGAACCCACAGGGGATGCTTTTAACGCCATTATTTTGGACGAGCAATCTAAGCGACCCTATAACCCAATGGTAAACGCCGGAGCGATCGCCACTACTAGTTTAATTAAAGGTGCAGGAGCAACCGAACGCCTCAACCGCTTACTAGATATGTTCCGCCGCTACATTGGTCATGACGTATTTGTCGATATTTCCGTCTTTACCTCCGAACGCAGCACCGGACACCGCAACCGCGCAATGGCGCACCTCATGCTCAACTTTGGCATGATCAACCAAAATATAGAAGAAGCCTTAGACCTATATTTTCAACAATGCGCCGTCATGGTGGACTGTCGGGACTTAGCGGTGATGGCGGCGACTTTAGCAAATCGAGGGACAAACCCCATCACAGGGGAACAAGCTGTAGATAAACGCTATATAAAAGATATCCTCAGTGTGATGTACACCTGTGGGATGTACAACTTTGCAGGAGAATGGGCTTATAAAGTCGGAATTCCGGCTAAAAGTGGCGTTTGTGGCGGTATTTTGGCAGTTGTTCCCCATAAGATGGGAATTGCTGTGTTTTCTCCACCCTTAGATCATCGGGGAAACAGTGTGAGGGGGGTGAAAGTCTGTGAAGAACTATCCCAGCGTTTAGGCTTACATTTATTTGATTGTTCGGTTTAA